Below is a window of Sulfitobacter sp. BSw21498 DNA.
ACGAACAGGGCATCCGCGTGCGCTATATGCACAGCGACATTGACACGATTGAGCGGATCGAGATTCTGCGCGACCTGCGGCTCGGCGCGTTTGACGTGCTGATCGGGATCAACCTGTTGCGTGAAGGCTTGGACATCCCCGAATGTGGGCTGGTGGCAATTCTCGACGCGGATAAAGAGGGCTTCCTGCGCTCTGAAACCTCGCTGATCCAGACCATCGGTCGTGCCGCGCGGAATGCCGAAGGCCGCGTGATCATGTACGCCGACCGCATCACCGGCTCGATGGAACGCGCCATGGGCGAAACCGATCGCCGTCGTGCCAAGCAAGTCGCCTATAACGAAGAGCACGGGATCACGCCGACCACAGTGAAAAAGAACGTCGATGACATCCTTGCCGGTCTCTACAAAGGCGATGTGGACATGAGTCGCGTCACCGCCAAGATCGACAACCCTTTGGCGGGCGGCAACCTGCAAACCGTGCTCGACGGGTTGCGCACCGACATGCGCAAAGCGGCCGAGAACCTTGAATTTGAAGAAGCCGCACGTCTGCGCGACGAGGTCAAACGGCTTGAAGCCGTCGATCTCGCCATCGCCGATGATCCAATGGCCCGCCAGTATGCGGTGGATAAAGCCGTTGACAACGCGCAAAAGGCATCGGGCCGGTCAACCGGTGGCCGCGGCGGGATGCGCGGTGGTAAATCCCGTTACGGTGGCAAAAAACGCTAAGAGGCGCGCGCCTAGTCTTCGACCTCGTCCGGCAATCCATCATGCTCGGTAGAGGCCATTTCCTCCAGCTCGTCCTCGGACATGCTGTCGTACATATCTTTCGACGCGCCTTGCAGATCGTTCACCTTTGTCTCGCCCCGTTTTGCAGACAGGGCCGCGCCAGCGGCACGTTGCTGGGATTTTGATTGGGCTTTCATCGCTCTCTCCTTTCGGCTGGATGTAGCGGCACAACACATCGAACAGTCCGCAGTTCCCCGACATCACATGACGCATAATTATTTTCATGCACCCGTTGTCAGGTGATTGCTTTGCACCCGCGCCCACCCCACATTCGGATTCTGCGCTTTATCGGAGGATCCCAAATGCGCCTGATCGCCCTTGCCACCCTGGGCCTGACCGCCCTCTCTGCCCCCGCCTTTGCCGACGAAACAACCGGCACGATCCTGGCCTACGATCGCTTGGCCAATATCATTGTTCTGCAAGACAAATCATCGTGGACCTTGGATGCAAAGACCCTTGTTCCGTCTGACCTGATGGCAGGCGACAAGGTCACGCTCACCTTTACATCTGACGGGGACAACGGCGCGAAACCTGCGTCTAAACTCACCCGAAACTGAGACCAACCAGACATAAAAAAACGCCCCCTGACCAAATCAGGGGGCGTTTTTTTTCGTTGAAACTGATGCGTATTATCAGTCGTTCGACGGCGGCGTTACTTCAACACCGGGAACTTTGATGGTTTTCTCTTCGGTGGTGATTTCGACGTCAGGAACTTTAACATCGACCTCTTCTTCGGTCACGTTAACCGAACCGGTCTCGGCGTCGAACTTAGGAAGGTTTCCCCCTTCAACAGAGACGTCGACATCAGGCAGCGCGCCTTCTTCTGTCTGATCAATATCGATGAAAAAGATTGCAAATGCGATCACCAGAATGGCGGCGAGCCCTGCGATAACTGCTGTAGAGGTCTTCATAGTATTTCCTTCAAATTACACTGTCCCGTCAGGGCTATCGGGAGAGCAACTCGGTCGATCACGAAAAAGTTCCAATAACAATTTTGGGAACATCTTTCGAAGATACGAAGTTGTGACCCCAGACAGTAATTCAGATTACAACTCAGGAGCTTTACAATGGAATTCGGCATTCTCGGACTAATCATTCTGATCGCAGACATTTACGCGATCTACCAAATCTTCACCTCCGGCGCTTCGGGCCTTGCGAAAATCCTCTGGATTCTCGGCGTCCTGATCTTCCCCGTCGTCGGCTTTATCGTATGGCTGATTGCTGGCCCACGCGGCAGCAGCGTCAAAGTCTAAACGGCCCTACATGATCTAACGAAAAAGGCCCGTAGCAACGCTACGGGCCTTTTTGCATGCCGTCGTCACCGCGCCCCCGCCCTCAGTTATAAGTAATTTATTAAGCATGAAGCGCCAAGCTACCCGTTGAAAGGGTACCCGATGCGCTTATGGTCAATCCTCCTTATCCTCCTGACTTTCCCAGCCCCCGCCCACAGCGGCGCTTGGTTACGGGAAAAAGGCAAAGGCTTCAGTTCAAATACTGTCAGTGTCACGCAAAATTATGACATCTCGGAAAGCACGTTTCTTGAATACGGCGCCCGCGATGACCTCACCCTCGGGGCAGAGGTCAGTTTTCTCGCAAGCGCTTATGGGCTGCAATCGGGGTCCGCTACTTTTTTCCTACGCCGTCCGTTGGGCCGACGGGATCGCCCGAGCGTTTGGTCCGCCGAACTGGGCATCGGCGCGGCGTGGGTGGGGGATGTGGTCACTCCGAATGTAAAAGCGGGGCTGTCATGGGGCCGCGGCTTCACGCTCTCGCAGAAAAACGGCTGGATCACCATCGACAGTTCGCTTTCGTGGGACGTATATCTCCAAGAGCATCTGGCCAAAGTGGACAGCACCTTCGGGATCAACTTTGGCGATAGGTTTTCAGGGATGCTGCAAATTTTCTACGCGTCGACCTCTGCCACCACCGCGACCTCTATCGCGCCCTCCATCGTTGTGCGTCCGATCAAAAGCCGCCCTGATATTCGCCTGCAAATCGGGGCCGAAACGCTGATAAGCGACAGTTCCAACCCCGCGCTGAAACTGTCGCTTTGGCGCGAATTCTAGCGTTTATCCATCCGCGCCTGCATAAAGATCGATCCTTTGACGCTGGTGCTCCAGACCAGATGCAACAGATCACGCTCCGTTCCCTGATCTGTCAAGACATAGGGTGCGCTGTACTGCGCTACGTTCGATCCGTCGCGCACCGGCCCATCCATTGTGATGCTGTCCACCGCGATCGCCCACCCGCCAAAGGGGAAACGGTCGGCAATATCCACCACCCAGGTCTTGGCCAAACTGCCTTCGGTATGTTCGACCTGCACGGGATTAGAGACCGGATTGCTGATGCCGTGAAACGAATTGCCGGTCATCTCTATGTTGCGCATGCGCGAGAAATCCATATCGGCAAAGCTCGTGTCGATACGCTCCACCCGATCAATAAACCCATTGATGCTGCGGAAACGGTTGTCGTTGATCGTAAGCCCGTTGATCACATGACCCGCCCCATGAGGTTTAATCACGATATAGCTGAACCACGGGGCGACTTCGCCCGAAAGAAATATATTGCCGCTGATCGACAGGGAGCTGAAAGAATACTCGCTGCTGTATTCCGGCGCGGGGTCTTGTTCGTTGGTCCATTCGACGAAACAATTGTCGATGTAATTTCCGCTCACCACGCTCGCCGTATGCTGCGCCGCAAAGATCAACCCAGCAGAGCGGACGCCGTTTTTGACCGTATCCCCCTGAAAGAAATGGTTCCCCGTGACGATATTATTCTGCCCCGCAAGCAGCGCAAAGTGGCGAAAGCGCGTGGCACGGTTATCGCGGATCTTGACGTCATTGGCATTGCAGTTGATCGCAATCGTGGTCCGGTCCGGCACGTCCAGCGCGTCTTCGGCGGACAGAAACTGGCAGCGATCCACGAACATCCCCTGACACCCGCCGCCGCTAGACGTGATCCCCCGATCCTTGGGCCGCGAGATAAAGCAGTCGCGCACATGGAAAATCGTCCCCGACGGCGCAAGGTTGATCCCGCTGGCCACGTTGTTGCACTGGATTTCGATGTCATCCAGGACGAACTTGCTCAGCTGGCTGTAGTTGCCGAAATCCAGCAGATACTGAAACCGCGTAAAGGTAAAATTCTGTGTCCCCGCCGCGTCATACAGCGGTGCGTTCAGCGTGATCTCTTGTGTGGCGACATTCTTGGCCCGCACATAGATCTCGCGCCCCACCCCGTTGCCGGTGATCAACGCCCCCACAGGCACATTCGCGACGTTCACGACATTCGTCAGCTTGCGCGCATCCGAGGGCGAATAGCTTGCCTGCGAGGTCACCGTTACCGTGTCCCAATCGCCATTGCTCGCCGCCTCAAGCTGGCCGTTGCGGATTACCCGTCGCGTGGCATAGCTGGTGCGTTCAGGCGTCGCCGCCTGCATATCGATCGGGCCGGTAACGTTGACCTTGCGCCCGCCCAGATCAAGCGATTCATGATCCGCATTATTCAACAACGCCTGAAACGCCTTGCGAAACGCGATCTCTTCATTCCCGAACGCCTCGATATAATGGGGCAGATCGAAATTCCGCCGCAGCAGCAGGATCGCGCTGGCGGGCATGGTTACCGTCCCTTCAAACCGTGTCGGCGCGTCAAAGGTCACGTCACCGTTCAGCAGATACGTCCCGCTCGGGATCAACACGCTGCGCCCCTGTGCACCTGCATTCGCCGCAACAAAGGCAGCCGTATCATCCGTGCTGCCATCCCCCACCGCGCCATAGTCCCGCACATCGACCTGTGCCAACATGTCGCGCAGGAAAACGCTGGTCACATCCTCGATCCGCACATCATCAATACGAACGACACCGCCGTTCTGCCCCGTCAGATCCAGTCCGAAATGCCCGTAGACCGGCGCGTTGCCCCAGACCATATCGACACCGCCGCGCAGCCCCGGCCCGACAATCGCGCTGACCTCGACCACTTCGCCATAGCTCGTAAGCGCCACCGCCGGCCCCACTTCGACCAGCCCTCCCACACGGCTGCCATTGCCAAGCGCCGGATACCCCGCGATCCGCACCGAGGGTAAATTCCCACCGATCGCTTTGACCCGCGCCGTAATCCGCAAATAGCACCCCGGTAAAAGCGGCGTCTGCCCCATGTAACGCAGCTTTTGCGTAGATTGCGTCTTGATCAGCTCAAGCGCGCCGCCAAAGTCCTGATCCGCAGGGATAAGCGCCGCATTTATCGCATTTTCATAGGTGTCAGACCCCGCCGTACCATCCCCGCTTGAATACACATCCAAGCCTTGTGCAAAAGCCGCAGGTGTCAGCAGCAGACCGTCCGTGATTGCCTTGTTCATCGTCATCCCCTTCGCCGAGGGTGCGATGTCGCCCCCCATGAATTGCAAAACTCCGACGCTTGGCCGGCAGGGGGATAGAAATATTCACAAGTGGTTAATCACGTCTAACCGCAGCGTACGGCGCTTCGGGGGCAACGTCACGCCGAAACGCTTGGCGCATCCAGCAGCTGAACAGAGGCAATGCGCCAGCCCTCCGGCGTCTCAACCATCTGATAATCCAGTAAATAGGTGAAACCCTTCAGGTCCGTCACCTGCACCTTCTGCCACTGTGCGCCCGCGATCTCGCGTAGGTCCAGAAACCGCACTTCGGTGTTTTTCCAGACCATCGGATAGCCCGAGGTCACCATACGTTTAAAATTTTCGGTGGATTGAAACATCATCTGCAGATTGGGACTCGCATATTCGAACGCGCCCTCGAAATCATCTGCCTTAAAGGCCTCGAACTGGCCGGTGATCGTGCTTTCGATATCCGACTGCTGCGCCGTGGCACCAAACGCCGTCGCAAAGGTCAAAACCATCCCGAAAAAGGCCGAAAGAACCGCGCCACGCATGAGAATGCTCCCTATGATGTGTTGGACTTAACTTAATCCACGCACACCATAGGGCAATAGTTTCACGCCGTGGTCAGCTTGCCTGCCAGCGCGTCGTCGATCAGTGCGACAGTCTCATCCACACCATAAAGCGCGATGAAGCCGCCGAAACGCGGGCCTTGGCTTGCGCCCAACAACACTTCGTAAAGCGCAGTAAACCAATCACGTAGCGGGTCGAAACGTTCTTTCCCGACAGCGAAAACCATCGTTTGCAACGCCTCGGCATCCAGCCCGCCGTCCCATGTTTTCAGCTGGTCACGCAGGTCTTCCAGCGCTTCGCGCTCCAGATCGGTGGGCGCGCGGAACACTTTGGTGGGCTTCACAAAGTCGTTGTAATAGCGCACCGCATGTTCGGCCGCCGCATCCATACCGGGGTTGCCTTCGGGCGTCGCATCGGGCGCATAGCGCTGGATAAAGCCCCACAGCTGCGACTTTTCCTCGGCCGAGGAAACAGACGCAAGGTTCAGCAGCATCGAATACGGCACGATCATATCCGACTTGGGCACATCGCCCC
It encodes the following:
- a CDS encoding glycosyl hydrolase family 28-related protein; translation: MNKAITDGLLLTPAAFAQGLDVYSSGDGTAGSDTYENAINAALIPADQDFGGALELIKTQSTQKLRYMGQTPLLPGCYLRITARVKAIGGNLPSVRIAGYPALGNGSRVGGLVEVGPAVALTSYGEVVEVSAIVGPGLRGGVDMVWGNAPVYGHFGLDLTGQNGGVVRIDDVRIEDVTSVFLRDMLAQVDVRDYGAVGDGSTDDTAAFVAANAGAQGRSVLIPSGTYLLNGDVTFDAPTRFEGTVTMPASAILLLRRNFDLPHYIEAFGNEEIAFRKAFQALLNNADHESLDLGGRKVNVTGPIDMQAATPERTSYATRRVIRNGQLEAASNGDWDTVTVTSQASYSPSDARKLTNVVNVANVPVGALITGNGVGREIYVRAKNVATQEITLNAPLYDAAGTQNFTFTRFQYLLDFGNYSQLSKFVLDDIEIQCNNVASGINLAPSGTIFHVRDCFISRPKDRGITSSGGGCQGMFVDRCQFLSAEDALDVPDRTTIAINCNANDVKIRDNRATRFRHFALLAGQNNIVTGNHFFQGDTVKNGVRSAGLIFAAQHTASVVSGNYIDNCFVEWTNEQDPAPEYSSEYSFSSLSISGNIFLSGEVAPWFSYIVIKPHGAGHVINGLTINDNRFRSINGFIDRVERIDTSFADMDFSRMRNIEMTGNSFHGISNPVSNPVQVEHTEGSLAKTWVVDIADRFPFGGWAIAVDSITMDGPVRDGSNVAQYSAPYVLTDQGTERDLLHLVWSTSVKGSIFMQARMDKR
- a CDS encoding DUF4864 domain-containing protein; translated protein: MRGAVLSAFFGMVLTFATAFGATAQQSDIESTITGQFEAFKADDFEGAFEYASPNLQMMFQSTENFKRMVTSGYPMVWKNTEVRFLDLREIAGAQWQKVQVTDLKGFTYLLDYQMVETPEGWRIASVQLLDAPSVSA
- a CDS encoding DUF3008 family protein — translated: MKAQSKSQQRAAGAALSAKRGETKVNDLQGASKDMYDSMSEDELEEMASTEHDGLPDEVED
- a CDS encoding PLDc N-terminal domain-containing protein, which codes for MEFGILGLIILIADIYAIYQIFTSGASGLAKILWILGVLIFPVVGFIVWLIAGPRGSSVKV